The genomic interval ATTGATAACATAAAAGAAAAGCTTATTGCAGGGTGGCAAACCCTGACAGTCAAATCTGATGAGGATCGTATAGCTGATGTAGGTCGTGAGCGATTTATTGTTTTTTTCGTAGCTTTGGTACTGGCATTTTTTCTTTGGCTGATGGTGAATTTGAGCCGGGAGTTTAACCTGACTGTTGATCTTCCGATAACACTGGCTGGTATGCCCGAAGACCGCGCCTTGGTTGAGAATCTTCCTTCCCATGCTAAGGCAAACGTATCGGCTGAAGGGTGGAAGCTTATCAATTTATACAATAACCCTCCGGTGATAAATATTGATGTGAGAGACAAAGAAGTTAACCTCTATGACCAGGTTCAAAAGCAGATGAACAGCCTGCCGGAAATAAGCGTGCAAAAGGTGCAGCCGCTAATTTTAACCGTTGAATTGGAAGAACGTATTTCGAAAAAAGTCCCTGTAAAGTCTCGTATTGCAACCCAGTTCGACAATCAATATGATTTTGTGGAGCCTCCAGTTATCACACCGGATAGCATTACTTTGAATGGAGCTCGTTCGTTGGTTAGCGATATTGAAATGTGGCAAACCGATTCTATCACCATTGATGATATCAGTAGTGATATATCAAAGTTGATAGAGTTGGAGGAGCCGGGAAATTTAATTAGTCTTTCGCAATATGAAGTGCGCTATGAGGGGAAGGTAGCACAATTTACGGAGGGAGAGGTACAGGTCAAAGTAAGTTCCAGGGGTATGCCATCTGGCCAACAAATTTCGTTTAGCCCTTCTATGGTTACGG from Fodinibius salinus carries:
- a CDS encoding CdaR family protein, coding for MSVIDNIKEKLIAGWQTLTVKSDEDRIADVGRERFIVFFVALVLAFFLWLMVNLSREFNLTVDLPITLAGMPEDRALVENLPSHAKANVSAEGWKLINLYNNPPVINIDVRDKEVNLYDQVQKQMNSLPEISVQKVQPLILTVELEERISKKVPVKSRIATQFDNQYDFVEPPVITPDSITLNGARSLVSDIEMWQTDSITIDDISSDISKLIELEEPGNLISLSQYEVRYEGKVAQFTEGEVQVKVSSRGMPSGQQISFSPSMVTVKYDVPLDEYSTVQQQHSFEAYVTYSQVLNNPSGFVSPQISFTESNNHIKISSITPRSVAYFKKLDTGQ